From one Nitrosococcus halophilus Nc 4 genomic stretch:
- a CDS encoding RNA-guided endonuclease InsQ/TnpB family protein: MVTQRAYKFRFYPTPTQKRQLAIEFGHARYVWNWALETRTKAYKAQGESLNTISLSRQLTVLKQTECPWLSEATASCHTQKLRDQDTAFKNFFAGRAKYPRFKKRHQTQSVRYQLDQRHIEKNFNAESKRLKLPKLGTLKLKWSQRMGGIPKMVTVSKDPAGRYFVSMACEVEILPLPVRRNAIGVDVGVKDVVITSDGYKSGAPKYTYRYARQLKRAQRRLSKKRKGANRRRQQQQRVARIHARIADSRRDFLNQQSSKLINENQVICLEDLNIKGMLRNRRLSKAVADCGTIQEPMPLKVREWVCPDCNTSHDRDINAAKNVLMLGTAGSAETDKARGAVKTPRAVA; encoded by the coding sequence GTGGTAACGCAACGGGCCTACAAATTCAGGTTTTACCCTACGCCCACGCAAAAGCGGCAATTGGCCATTGAATTCGGCCATGCCCGCTATGTGTGGAATTGGGCGTTGGAAACGCGAACGAAGGCGTATAAAGCGCAGGGCGAGTCGCTGAACACTATCAGCCTCAGCCGCCAATTGACGGTACTGAAGCAAACGGAATGCCCTTGGCTGAGCGAAGCCACCGCCAGTTGCCATACCCAAAAACTGAGGGACCAAGATACGGCGTTTAAAAACTTCTTCGCCGGTCGGGCCAAGTATCCCCGATTTAAGAAACGCCACCAAACGCAATCGGTGCGCTATCAACTCGATCAACGCCATATAGAAAAGAACTTCAACGCCGAAAGCAAGCGGTTGAAGCTGCCCAAGCTGGGTACGCTCAAGCTCAAGTGGTCTCAGCGTATGGGGGGCATCCCCAAAATGGTCACGGTCAGCAAAGACCCGGCTGGCCGTTATTTCGTCAGCATGGCCTGCGAGGTAGAGATTCTCCCCTTGCCTGTGCGAAGGAACGCTATCGGCGTGGATGTGGGCGTCAAGGATGTGGTTATCACTTCCGATGGGTATAAGTCGGGTGCGCCCAAATACACCTACCGCTATGCCCGTCAATTGAAGCGGGCGCAGCGACGCTTGAGCAAGAAGCGTAAAGGCGCCAACCGCCGCCGCCAGCAGCAACAGCGTGTGGCCAGAATTCATGCCCGGATAGCGGATAGCCGCCGGGATTTTCTGAACCAACAATCCTCGAAGCTGATTAACGAGAACCAAGTAATTTGTCTTGAGGATTTGAATATCAAAGGGATGTTGAGAAATCGCCGCCTGAGTAAAGCCGTCGCGGATTGCGGGACTATTCAAGAGCCCATGCCGCTCAAAGTTCGCGAGTGGGTTTGCCCGGACTGTAATACCAGCCATGATCGCGATATCAACGCGGCCAAAAATGTTTTGATGTTGGGTACGGCGGGGAGCGCCGAAACCGATAAAGCGCGTGGAGCGGTAAAGACCCCAAGGGCCGTGGCCTAG
- a CDS encoding response regulator has translation MAPRTALVVDDSKVARIAISKLLKERNFNVDDAASGEEALEYLEHHRPDIVFMDVMMPGMGGLEATRAILSQEATRSLPVVMCTGKEAAADQNFALEVGARDVLAKPAGEENLDRVLQALVTDSSAAAATGEVDASERIPTATQGADARGGATTLATQEIVEQAVAEARRASQELAEGIAREVAESVSRQLVEKLVPELAEQVARETAQSVSQEVADKALVAAREQAEQKAQATAEAVALKAGQEVMGKAEEAVKAMARSAGAQAVAAFLEQQQAQFRETLQKAAEQTVAAAAEKHVASSFSRYAQEQGRALIRQIMEETAQEEAVPKEPSQQSRSGLWKWRWGRS, from the coding sequence ATGGCCCCACGTACCGCCTTAGTCGTTGATGACTCCAAGGTTGCCCGGATTGCAATCTCTAAATTGCTTAAGGAACGCAATTTTAATGTGGATGACGCCGCTTCCGGTGAGGAGGCTTTGGAATATTTGGAACACCACCGACCTGATATTGTCTTTATGGATGTCATGATGCCCGGCATGGGGGGACTGGAAGCGACCCGCGCCATTTTGTCGCAGGAAGCGACCCGCTCATTGCCCGTGGTGATGTGTACCGGAAAGGAAGCCGCAGCCGATCAAAATTTCGCCCTGGAAGTGGGGGCCAGGGATGTCTTGGCCAAGCCGGCGGGAGAGGAAAATCTCGATCGAGTCCTGCAGGCGCTGGTGACCGATTCTTCAGCCGCGGCGGCTACTGGGGAGGTGGATGCTTCTGAAAGGATACCCACCGCGACCCAAGGGGCTGATGCCAGGGGAGGGGCAACGACCCTTGCCACCCAAGAGATTGTTGAGCAGGCAGTCGCTGAGGCCCGTCGGGCTAGCCAAGAACTGGCAGAAGGTATTGCCCGGGAGGTGGCAGAGAGCGTAAGCCGGCAACTGGTTGAAAAACTTGTCCCGGAATTAGCCGAACAGGTCGCGAGAGAGACGGCCCAATCAGTGTCCCAGGAGGTTGCCGACAAGGCGCTGGTCGCCGCCCGGGAACAAGCGGAGCAAAAAGCCCAGGCGACGGCCGAAGCGGTCGCCCTAAAAGCCGGCCAGGAAGTGATGGGTAAGGCTGAAGAGGCGGTTAAAGCCATGGCTCGTTCTGCCGGTGCCCAGGCCGTAGCGGCCTTTTTAGAGCAGCAACAAGCTCAATTCCGGGAGACATTGCAAAAGGCTGCCGAGCAAACGGTAGCGGCAGCCGCAGAAAAACATGTGGCTTCGAGCTTCTCCCGTTATGCGCAAGAACAAGGTCGGGCTTTGATCCGGCAAATCATGGAGGAGACAGCCCAGGAAGAAGCAGTACCAAAGGAACCGTCTCAGCAAAGCCGCTCGGGTTTGTGGAAGTGGCGTTGGGGGCGGTCCTGA